The following proteins are co-located in the Lagopus muta isolate bLagMut1 chromosome 11, bLagMut1 primary, whole genome shotgun sequence genome:
- the FAM107A gene encoding actin-associated protein FAM107A isoform X2: MSWDTGQHGAPGLPRGTLQKSASMYTEIQQEHSDSGSILTHPDCIDGNPDLIKPKKLLNPVKASKSHQELHRELLMNHKRGLSVDSKPELQRVLEHRRRNQVLRQKKEEEEAKKLQSPFEKELLKRHQRLDQLEKEREKQEDRAPEFIKVKENLRRTSTVTGEEKAA, translated from the exons ATGTCATGGGACACAGGGCAGCACGGGGCCCCTGGGCTCCCCAGGGGCACACTGCAGAAATCAG CGTCAATGtacacagaaatacagcaggAGCACTCTGACAGTGGGAGCATCCTGACTCACCCGGACTGCATAGATGGGAACCCAGACCTGATCAAACCTAAAAAGCTTCTCAACCCTGTCAAAGCCTCCAAGAGCCATCAGGAGCTGCACCGAGAGCTGCTGATGAACCATAAGAG AGGCTTGAGTGTTGACAGCAAGCCGGAGTTGCAGAGGGTTCTTGAGCACCGACGGCGAAACCAGGTCCTcaggcagaagaaagaagaggaagaggccAAGAAGTTGCAGTCTCCCTTTGAAAAAGAGCTACTGAAGAGGCACCAGCGACTGGATCAG CTGGAGAAAGAGCGGGAGAAGCAGGAAGACCGTGCACCAGAATTCATTAAAGTCAAAGAAAATCTGAGAAGAACATCAACGGtgactggagaagaaaaagcagcgTAG
- the FAM3D gene encoding protein FAM3D isoform X1, with protein MRVTGMVRILVPLATLLSFWVIIQTYSEHRGRAISLRSWLGSTRKPMSSPPQPRHKCENKKDCPADHFAFRIISGAANVVGPSICFEDRILMSTVKNNIGRGLNIALVNGELGPHGPKALCTANFRTASTTVHMGLGRRGASLETHPDCVGNFQPLGKSGQLLKVGSFDMYSGDVTKLETFLEDIKYGTIMLAATYDDASTKMNDKVRALFSALGSRHVNQLGFRDNWVFLGAKGMKDKSPFEEHIKNDQKTNKYDGWPELLEMEGCAPRKQD; from the exons ATGCGGGTGACAG GCATGGTCCGGATCCTGGTGCCGCTGGCCACACTGCTGAGCTTCTGGGTCATCATACAGACATActctgagcacagagggagAGCCATCAGCCTGCGGAGCTGGTTGG GTTCCACCAGAAAGCCCATGAGTA GCCCACCACAGCCCCGCCACAAATGCGAGAACAAGAAGGACTGCCCCGCTGACCACTTCGCCTTCCGGATCATCAGCGGTGCCGCCAACGTGGTGGGACCTTCCATCTGCTTCGAGGACAGGAT cctcATGAGCACCGTGAAGAACAACATTGGCAGAGGGCTGAACATAGCGCTGGTGAACGGTGAGTTGGGCCCCCATGGCCCAAAGGCTTTGTGCACAGCCAACTTCAGGACAGCATCAACCACGGTGCACATGGGCCTGGGACGCAGGGGAGCCTCTCTGGAGACCCACCCTGACTGTGTTGGGAATTTTCAACCCTTAGGAAAGAGCGGGCAGCTCCTGAAGGTGGGCTCCTTCGACATGTACTCTGGAG ATGTTACAAAGCTGGAGACCTTCCTCGAAGATATCAAGTATGGCACCATCATGCTGGCAGCCACCTATGACGATGCTTCCACAAA GATGAACGACAAAGTACGGGCACTTTTTtcagcactgggcagcagaCACGTGAACCAGCTGGGCTTTCGAGACAACTGGGTCTTCTTAGGGGCGAAGGGGATGAAAGACAAGAGCCCCTTTGAGGAG cacATCAAAAATgaccagaaaacaaataaatatgatGGTTggccagagctgctggagatggaAGGCTGTGCCCCCAGGAAGCAAGATTAG
- the FAM107A gene encoding actin-associated protein FAM107A isoform X1 yields MGGAHGKKKEYSLQPRCASSSRRPTGGSSASMYTEIQQEHSDSGSILTHPDCIDGNPDLIKPKKLLNPVKASKSHQELHRELLMNHKRGLSVDSKPELQRVLEHRRRNQVLRQKKEEEEAKKLQSPFEKELLKRHQRLDQLEKEREKQEDRAPEFIKVKENLRRTSTVTGEEKAA; encoded by the exons ATGGGAGGAGCGCATGGGAAGAAG AAGGAATATTCCCTCCAGCCCCgatgtgccagcagcagcaggaggcccACAGGTGGCAGTTCAG CGTCAATGtacacagaaatacagcaggAGCACTCTGACAGTGGGAGCATCCTGACTCACCCGGACTGCATAGATGGGAACCCAGACCTGATCAAACCTAAAAAGCTTCTCAACCCTGTCAAAGCCTCCAAGAGCCATCAGGAGCTGCACCGAGAGCTGCTGATGAACCATAAGAG AGGCTTGAGTGTTGACAGCAAGCCGGAGTTGCAGAGGGTTCTTGAGCACCGACGGCGAAACCAGGTCCTcaggcagaagaaagaagaggaagaggccAAGAAGTTGCAGTCTCCCTTTGAAAAAGAGCTACTGAAGAGGCACCAGCGACTGGATCAG CTGGAGAAAGAGCGGGAGAAGCAGGAAGACCGTGCACCAGAATTCATTAAAGTCAAAGAAAATCTGAGAAGAACATCAACGGtgactggagaagaaaaagcagcgTAG
- the KCTD6 gene encoding BTB/POZ domain-containing protein KCTD6 → MDNGDWGYMMTDPVTLNVGGHMYTTSLTTLTRYPDSMLGAMFRGDFPTARDSQGNYFIDRDGPLFRYVLNFLRTSELTLPLDFKEFDLLRKEADFYQIEPLIQCLNDPKPLYPVDTFEEVVELSSTRKLSKYSNPVAVIITQLTITTKVHSLLEGISNHFTKWNKHMMDTRDCQVSFTFGPCDYHQEVSLRVHLMEYITKQGFTIRNTRVHHMSERANENTVEHNWTFCRLARKTDD, encoded by the coding sequence ATGACTGATCCAGTCACGCTAAATGTGGGTGGACACATGTACACGACATCCCTCACAACTCTCACCAGATATCCTGACTCAATGCTTGGGGCCATGTTCAGGGGAGACTTCCCCACTGCCAGGGACTCTCAGGGCAATTACTTCATTGACAGAGACGGACCACTTTTCCGTTACGTTCTTAACTTCTTAAGGACCTCAGAGCTAACTTTGCCACTGGACTTCAAGGAGTTCGACCTACTTCGGAAGGAGGCGGACTTCTATCAGATTGAACCTCTGATTCAGTGTCTCAACGACCCCAAGCCTCTGTATCCTGTGGATACCTTtgaggaggtggtggagctTTCCAGCACCCGCAAGCTGTCCAAGTACTCCAACCCGGTGGCTGTGATCATCACGCAGCTCACCATCACAACGAAAGTCCATTCGTTACTGGAAGGCATTTCAAACCACTTCACGAAGTGGAATAAGCATATGATGGACACCAGGGACTGCCAGGTTTCCTTCACTTTTGGGCCATGCGATTACCACCAGGAAGTGTCTCTCAGAGTGCATCTTATGGAGTACATCACAAAGCAAGGCTTCACGATCAGGAATACCAGAGTTCATCACATGAGTGAGCGTGCCAATGAAAACACAGTGGAGCACAACTGGACTTTTTGTAGACTGGCACGAAAAACAGATGACTGA
- the FAM3D gene encoding protein FAM3D isoform X2 has product MQTAGCPRDALPPTHVLFSPGMVRILVPLATLLSFWVIIQTYSEHRGRAISLRSWLGSTRKPMSSPPQPRHKCENKKDCPADHFAFRIISGAANVVGPSICFEDRILMSTVKNNIGRGLNIALVNGKSGQLLKVGSFDMYSGDVTKLETFLEDIKYGTIMLAATYDDASTKMNDKVRALFSALGSRHVNQLGFRDNWVFLGAKGMKDKSPFEEHIKNDQKTNKYDGWPELLEMEGCAPRKQD; this is encoded by the exons ATGCAGACTGCGGGATGCCCCAGGGATGCCCTTCCCCCTACCCACGTCCTCTTCTCACCAGGCATGGTCCGGATCCTGGTGCCGCTGGCCACACTGCTGAGCTTCTGGGTCATCATACAGACATActctgagcacagagggagAGCCATCAGCCTGCGGAGCTGGTTGG GTTCCACCAGAAAGCCCATGAGTA GCCCACCACAGCCCCGCCACAAATGCGAGAACAAGAAGGACTGCCCCGCTGACCACTTCGCCTTCCGGATCATCAGCGGTGCCGCCAACGTGGTGGGACCTTCCATCTGCTTCGAGGACAGGAT cctcATGAGCACCGTGAAGAACAACATTGGCAGAGGGCTGAACATAGCGCTGGTGAACG GAAAGAGCGGGCAGCTCCTGAAGGTGGGCTCCTTCGACATGTACTCTGGAG ATGTTACAAAGCTGGAGACCTTCCTCGAAGATATCAAGTATGGCACCATCATGCTGGCAGCCACCTATGACGATGCTTCCACAAA GATGAACGACAAAGTACGGGCACTTTTTtcagcactgggcagcagaCACGTGAACCAGCTGGGCTTTCGAGACAACTGGGTCTTCTTAGGGGCGAAGGGGATGAAAGACAAGAGCCCCTTTGAGGAG cacATCAAAAATgaccagaaaacaaataaatatgatGGTTggccagagctgctggagatggaAGGCTGTGCCCCCAGGAAGCAAGATTAG
- the ACOX2 gene encoding peroxisomal acyl-coenzyme A oxidase 2 isoform X2: MALPDTTEDTQGFGRANVNPDLASERLTASFSVPRLTAVLDGGAERTRLRRAVVDVIESDPVFSRENQYFQSQNERYEAAVRKAVHLRKKMQEMGWSEDGPESAYVYRALSGDVAFLLHRVFMRSISVLGSDKQVAKWIPLATEYQIIGSYAQTELGHGTYLQGLETTAVFDISTQEFILNTPTISAMKWWPGDMGRSATHTVAFAQLYIHGKCYGVHPFIVQIRSLQDHSLCPGVIAGDIGPKMNFEHIDNGYLMLKNVRIPRENMLNKFCEVQPDGTYIRRGSQKINYFTMTSVRVSLISDEVILPLMKACTIAIRYSVVRRQSKLNPGEEEAKILDYQTQQEKLLPQLAAAYAFHFINNYLHELFNRGYRQIQGRNFDSLPELHAFSSGFKAMVTQFCTSGLEICLRACGGHGYSLLSGLPSLYTKILASCIYEGENTILLLQTARFLIKCFTAASASQPVPPSVTYLAAMKPGKCPAKDKLDFLSPDIYTEAYQHAAIRLISSTAAKLQDLIQSGVERHEAWNQCTVQLVQAAKAHCHYITVKNFVETVEKLENTAGIQNIMKHLCDLFALHGIFSNAGIFLHDGYITGAQMDMVTASYLELLGIIRKDAVPLVDAFDFTDKSLNSALGNYDGQVYQRLYEWARKAPTNKQISPAYEKYLKPLLHNKLSKL; this comes from the exons ATGGCCCTACCGGACACCACCGAGGACACGCAGGGCTTCGGCCGCGCCAACGTGAACCCCGACTTGGCCAGCGAGAGGCTGACGGCCTCCTTCAGCGTGCCGAGGCTGACGGCCGTGCTGGACGGCGGGGCTGAGCGCACACGGCTGCGGCGGGCGGTCG TGGACGTAATCGAGAGCGACCCGGTATTTAGCAGAGAAAATCAGTACTTCCAGAGCCAGAATGAGCGGTACGAAGCAGCGGTCAGAAAGGCCGTTCACCTCCGAAAAAAGATGCAGGAGATGGGATGGAGTGAAGACGGACCTGAATCTGCATACGTTTACAG AGCGCTTTCAGGAGATGTGGCATTTCTCCTCCACCGGGTCTTCATGAGAAGCATTTCGGTTCTGGGCTCAGACAAACAGGTGGCCAAATGGATTCCTCTTGCCACTGAATACCAGATCATAGGAAGCTACGCCCAGACTGAACTGGGACATG gaacttaTCTTCAGGGTTTGGAAACAACAGCAGTCTTTGATATCAGCACACAGGAGTTTATACTGAATACACCAACAATCTCTGCAATGAAGTGGTGGCCTGGAGACA TGGGAAGGTCAGCAACCCACACCGTGGCCTTTGCCCAGCTCTACATCCATGGGAAGTGCTACGGTGTGCATCCCTTCATTGTGCAGATCCGCAGCCTTCAGGACCATTCACTGTGCCCAG GTGTAATTGCAGGAGACATTGGTCCTAAAATGAATTTTGAGCACATTGATAATGGCTACCTGATGCTGAAGAATGTGCGCATCCCCCGAGAGAACATGCTGAACAAGTTTTGTGAG GTTCAGCCAGATGGCACCTATATAAGGCGTGGGTCACAGAAGATTAACTATTTCACCATGACTTCAGTACGCGTTTCCCTCATTTCAGACGAAGTTATTCTACCTCTAATGAAAGCATGCACCATTGCCATCAGATACTCTGTGGTTCGCCGCCAGTCCAAGTTGAATCCTGG ggaagaagaagcaaaaatccTTGACTACCAGACCCAGCAAGAGAAGTTGCTGCCTCAGTTAGCAGCAGCCTATGCCTTCCATTTTATCAACAACTACCTACATGAGCTGTTCAACAGGGGTTACAGACAGATCCAGGGGAGGAATTTCGACTCGCTGCCAGAG cttcatgcattttcttcaggCTTTAAAGCCATGGTTACTCAGTTCTGCACATCAGGACTGGAGATTTGCCTCAGGGCATGCGGGGGACACGGTTACTCTTTGTTGAGTGGACTGCCTTCCTTGTACACTAAAATACTTGCCTCTTGTATTTATGAAGGGGAAAACACCATCTTGCTCCTGCAAACTGCCAG GTTCTTGATTAAGTGCTTCACAGCAGCTAGTGCCAGCCAGCCCGTGCCACCATCTGTCACTTATCTGGCTGCAATGAAACCCGGGAAGTGTCCTGCCAAGGACAAGTTGGATTTCCTCAGCCCGGACATTTACACAGAGGCCTATCAACATGCAGCAATCAG ACTGataagcagcacagcagctaaACTACAGGACTTGATTCAGTCAGGAGTCGAAAGGCACGAAGCGTGGAACCAATGCACAGTGCAGCTGGTACAGGCTGCAAAG gCTCACTGCCACTACATCACTGTGAAAAACTTTGTAGAGACTGTGGAAAAACTTGAGAACACGGCCGGCATCCAGAACATTATGAAACATCTCTGTGATCTGTTTGCATTACACGGTATCTTCTCGAATGCGGGAATTTTCCTGCATGATGGATATATAACTGGAGCTCAGATGGACATGGTCACAGCATCATACCTGGAGCTCCTGGGGATCATTCG GAAGGATGCTGTTCCACTAGTGGATGCTTTTGACTTCACGGACAAGAGCCTGAATTCTGCACTTGGCAATTACGATGGACAGGTCTACCAGCGGCTTTACGAGTGGGCTCGGAAGGCACCGACCAACAAGCAG ATAAGCCCAGCCTATGAAAAGTATTTGAAGCCACTTCTTCACAACAAGCTATCGAAATTATGA
- the ACOX2 gene encoding peroxisomal acyl-coenzyme A oxidase 2 isoform X1, protein MALPDTTEDTQGFGRANVNPDLASERLTASFSVPRLTAVLDGGAERTRLRRAVVDVIESDPVFSRENQYFQSQNERYEAAVRKAVHLRKKMQEMGWSEDGPESAYVYRALSGDVAFLLHRVFMRSISVLGSDKQVAKWIPLATEYQIIGSYAQTELGHGTYLQGLETTAVFDISTQEFILNTPTISAMKWWPGDMGRSATHTVAFAQLYIHGKCYGVHPFIVQIRSLQDHSLCPGVIAGDIGPKMNFEHIDNGYLMLKNVRIPRENMLNKFCEVQPDGTYIRRGSQKINYFTMTSVRVSLISDEVILPLMKACTIAIRYSVVRRQSKLNPGREEEAKILDYQTQQEKLLPQLAAAYAFHFINNYLHELFNRGYRQIQGRNFDSLPELHAFSSGFKAMVTQFCTSGLEICLRACGGHGYSLLSGLPSLYTKILASCIYEGENTILLLQTARFLIKCFTAASASQPVPPSVTYLAAMKPGKCPAKDKLDFLSPDIYTEAYQHAAIRLISSTAAKLQDLIQSGVERHEAWNQCTVQLVQAAKAHCHYITVKNFVETVEKLENTAGIQNIMKHLCDLFALHGIFSNAGIFLHDGYITGAQMDMVTASYLELLGIIRKDAVPLVDAFDFTDKSLNSALGNYDGQVYQRLYEWARKAPTNKQISPAYEKYLKPLLHNKLSKL, encoded by the exons ATGGCCCTACCGGACACCACCGAGGACACGCAGGGCTTCGGCCGCGCCAACGTGAACCCCGACTTGGCCAGCGAGAGGCTGACGGCCTCCTTCAGCGTGCCGAGGCTGACGGCCGTGCTGGACGGCGGGGCTGAGCGCACACGGCTGCGGCGGGCGGTCG TGGACGTAATCGAGAGCGACCCGGTATTTAGCAGAGAAAATCAGTACTTCCAGAGCCAGAATGAGCGGTACGAAGCAGCGGTCAGAAAGGCCGTTCACCTCCGAAAAAAGATGCAGGAGATGGGATGGAGTGAAGACGGACCTGAATCTGCATACGTTTACAG AGCGCTTTCAGGAGATGTGGCATTTCTCCTCCACCGGGTCTTCATGAGAAGCATTTCGGTTCTGGGCTCAGACAAACAGGTGGCCAAATGGATTCCTCTTGCCACTGAATACCAGATCATAGGAAGCTACGCCCAGACTGAACTGGGACATG gaacttaTCTTCAGGGTTTGGAAACAACAGCAGTCTTTGATATCAGCACACAGGAGTTTATACTGAATACACCAACAATCTCTGCAATGAAGTGGTGGCCTGGAGACA TGGGAAGGTCAGCAACCCACACCGTGGCCTTTGCCCAGCTCTACATCCATGGGAAGTGCTACGGTGTGCATCCCTTCATTGTGCAGATCCGCAGCCTTCAGGACCATTCACTGTGCCCAG GTGTAATTGCAGGAGACATTGGTCCTAAAATGAATTTTGAGCACATTGATAATGGCTACCTGATGCTGAAGAATGTGCGCATCCCCCGAGAGAACATGCTGAACAAGTTTTGTGAG GTTCAGCCAGATGGCACCTATATAAGGCGTGGGTCACAGAAGATTAACTATTTCACCATGACTTCAGTACGCGTTTCCCTCATTTCAGACGAAGTTATTCTACCTCTAATGAAAGCATGCACCATTGCCATCAGATACTCTGTGGTTCGCCGCCAGTCCAAGTTGAATCCTGG CAGggaagaagaagcaaaaatccTTGACTACCAGACCCAGCAAGAGAAGTTGCTGCCTCAGTTAGCAGCAGCCTATGCCTTCCATTTTATCAACAACTACCTACATGAGCTGTTCAACAGGGGTTACAGACAGATCCAGGGGAGGAATTTCGACTCGCTGCCAGAG cttcatgcattttcttcaggCTTTAAAGCCATGGTTACTCAGTTCTGCACATCAGGACTGGAGATTTGCCTCAGGGCATGCGGGGGACACGGTTACTCTTTGTTGAGTGGACTGCCTTCCTTGTACACTAAAATACTTGCCTCTTGTATTTATGAAGGGGAAAACACCATCTTGCTCCTGCAAACTGCCAG GTTCTTGATTAAGTGCTTCACAGCAGCTAGTGCCAGCCAGCCCGTGCCACCATCTGTCACTTATCTGGCTGCAATGAAACCCGGGAAGTGTCCTGCCAAGGACAAGTTGGATTTCCTCAGCCCGGACATTTACACAGAGGCCTATCAACATGCAGCAATCAG ACTGataagcagcacagcagctaaACTACAGGACTTGATTCAGTCAGGAGTCGAAAGGCACGAAGCGTGGAACCAATGCACAGTGCAGCTGGTACAGGCTGCAAAG gCTCACTGCCACTACATCACTGTGAAAAACTTTGTAGAGACTGTGGAAAAACTTGAGAACACGGCCGGCATCCAGAACATTATGAAACATCTCTGTGATCTGTTTGCATTACACGGTATCTTCTCGAATGCGGGAATTTTCCTGCATGATGGATATATAACTGGAGCTCAGATGGACATGGTCACAGCATCATACCTGGAGCTCCTGGGGATCATTCG GAAGGATGCTGTTCCACTAGTGGATGCTTTTGACTTCACGGACAAGAGCCTGAATTCTGCACTTGGCAATTACGATGGACAGGTCTACCAGCGGCTTTACGAGTGGGCTCGGAAGGCACCGACCAACAAGCAG ATAAGCCCAGCCTATGAAAAGTATTTGAAGCCACTTCTTCACAACAAGCTATCGAAATTATGA
- the FAM3D gene encoding protein FAM3D isoform X3 gives MRVTGMVRILVPLATLLSFWVIIQTYSEHRGRAISLRSWLGSTRKPMSSPPQPRHKCENKKDCPADHFAFRIISGAANVVGPSICFEDRILMSTVKNNIGRGLNIALVNGKSGQLLKVGSFDMYSGDVTKLETFLEDIKYGTIMLAATYDDASTKMNDKVRALFSALGSRHVNQLGFRDNWVFLGAKGMKDKSPFEEHIKNDQKTNKYDGWPELLEMEGCAPRKQD, from the exons ATGCGGGTGACAG GCATGGTCCGGATCCTGGTGCCGCTGGCCACACTGCTGAGCTTCTGGGTCATCATACAGACATActctgagcacagagggagAGCCATCAGCCTGCGGAGCTGGTTGG GTTCCACCAGAAAGCCCATGAGTA GCCCACCACAGCCCCGCCACAAATGCGAGAACAAGAAGGACTGCCCCGCTGACCACTTCGCCTTCCGGATCATCAGCGGTGCCGCCAACGTGGTGGGACCTTCCATCTGCTTCGAGGACAGGAT cctcATGAGCACCGTGAAGAACAACATTGGCAGAGGGCTGAACATAGCGCTGGTGAACG GAAAGAGCGGGCAGCTCCTGAAGGTGGGCTCCTTCGACATGTACTCTGGAG ATGTTACAAAGCTGGAGACCTTCCTCGAAGATATCAAGTATGGCACCATCATGCTGGCAGCCACCTATGACGATGCTTCCACAAA GATGAACGACAAAGTACGGGCACTTTTTtcagcactgggcagcagaCACGTGAACCAGCTGGGCTTTCGAGACAACTGGGTCTTCTTAGGGGCGAAGGGGATGAAAGACAAGAGCCCCTTTGAGGAG cacATCAAAAATgaccagaaaacaaataaatatgatGGTTggccagagctgctggagatggaAGGCTGTGCCCCCAGGAAGCAAGATTAG